Proteins found in one Aquibium microcysteis genomic segment:
- the cas1 gene encoding CRISPR-associated endonuclease Cas1, translating into MVETRGPRPVLIRDADVWLAAFGADALRAAWEKVSRNGGAAGGDGIGVEAFAANVVRRLADLRLDIERGSYGPGPVRRVLVPKKSGGERPLDIPCVRDRIVHTALAAALGPLLDAEFEPGSFGYRPGRGVRHAVDRIGYLRRQGFSHVVDADIERFFERVPHDPLMERLAESLEEGPIGQLLAHWLEHSAPSGRGLAQGSPLSPLLANLFLDRMDEALSKDGLAIVRYADDFLVLARSPDGAEAALTRTERALARLGLTLNRDKTRVTAFEAGFRFLGHVFAGAFAFPAADGEGEPAGADALLAQVARRDAADAAEAERREEADGRRARARLDVGQRVLYLTTSGRSLAVRNRGFLVRESLLGTDAAGEPRGGADDDGSADLVVIHPDDCDRIEIGPGVSYAPEAIELALASETQVAFVNGHGETLGQVTRGLDGRAGRQLAQARAALDPALCLGFAKRFVEGRLRNQRALLRRLNRTRADEATVRALAKLNHLIRRVPHCPDLDVLRGLEGHAASLYWPAFGAMLEGPFFTLRKRDRERPDAVNIMLNVTAALLARDVGAALLRAGLHPGFGMLHATRDHGEAASWDLMEEFRPPLAEAVVAAAINQKVVGEAMFAPAPGAATPRMLAEGWRALIRAHERACGRETRNGEGRRRTWRALITDQAIALSQALEAGDPAAYVPVSVDY; encoded by the coding sequence ATGGTCGAAACGCGCGGGCCGCGACCCGTTCTGATCCGCGATGCCGACGTCTGGCTCGCCGCCTTCGGCGCCGACGCGCTGCGCGCGGCATGGGAGAAGGTCTCGCGCAACGGCGGCGCGGCGGGGGGCGACGGGATCGGCGTCGAGGCCTTCGCGGCGAACGTCGTGCGCCGGCTGGCGGATCTGCGGCTCGACATCGAGCGCGGCAGCTACGGTCCGGGGCCCGTGCGGCGCGTGCTGGTACCCAAGAAGAGCGGCGGCGAGCGCCCGCTCGACATTCCCTGCGTGCGCGACCGCATCGTCCACACCGCGCTCGCCGCCGCGCTCGGACCGCTGCTCGACGCCGAGTTCGAGCCGGGCTCCTTCGGCTACCGGCCCGGCCGCGGCGTGCGCCACGCCGTCGATCGCATCGGCTATCTGCGCCGCCAGGGCTTCTCCCACGTCGTCGATGCCGACATCGAGCGCTTCTTCGAGCGCGTGCCGCACGACCCGCTGATGGAGCGGCTGGCCGAGAGCCTGGAGGAGGGACCGATCGGCCAGCTTCTGGCGCACTGGCTGGAGCATTCGGCGCCGTCGGGCCGGGGCCTGGCGCAGGGATCGCCCCTGTCGCCGCTGCTGGCCAATCTGTTTCTCGACCGCATGGACGAGGCCCTGTCGAAGGACGGGCTGGCGATCGTGCGCTACGCCGACGACTTTCTGGTGCTCGCCCGCTCGCCCGACGGCGCCGAAGCCGCGCTCACCCGCACCGAGCGGGCACTGGCGCGGCTGGGGCTGACGCTCAACCGCGACAAGACGCGCGTCACGGCGTTCGAAGCCGGGTTCCGCTTTCTCGGCCACGTCTTCGCCGGCGCCTTCGCTTTCCCGGCGGCGGACGGGGAAGGGGAGCCGGCGGGCGCCGACGCATTGCTGGCACAGGTCGCGCGGCGCGATGCGGCCGACGCCGCCGAGGCGGAACGCCGCGAGGAGGCGGACGGGCGCCGCGCCCGCGCCCGGCTCGACGTCGGCCAGCGCGTGCTCTACCTGACGACGTCCGGGCGGTCGCTCGCCGTGCGCAACCGCGGCTTCCTGGTGCGCGAGAGCCTGCTCGGCACCGATGCGGCGGGCGAGCCGCGCGGCGGTGCCGACGACGACGGTTCTGCCGATCTCGTCGTCATCCACCCGGACGATTGCGACCGCATCGAGATCGGCCCCGGCGTCTCCTATGCGCCGGAAGCGATCGAACTGGCGCTGGCCAGCGAAACCCAGGTCGCCTTCGTCAACGGCCATGGCGAGACGCTGGGCCAGGTGACGCGCGGTCTCGACGGCAGGGCCGGCCGGCAGCTCGCGCAGGCGCGCGCCGCGCTCGACCCCGCATTGTGCCTCGGCTTCGCCAAACGCTTCGTCGAGGGGCGTCTGCGCAACCAGCGCGCGCTGCTGCGCCGGCTGAACCGGACCCGCGCCGACGAGGCCACCGTGCGGGCGCTGGCGAAGCTCAACCATCTGATCCGCCGCGTGCCGCACTGCCCGGATCTCGACGTGCTGCGCGGGCTGGAGGGCCATGCCGCCAGCCTCTACTGGCCGGCCTTCGGCGCCATGCTGGAAGGCCCGTTCTTCACCTTGCGCAAGCGCGACCGCGAACGCCCGGATGCCGTCAACATCATGCTCAACGTGACGGCCGCTCTTCTGGCGCGCGACGTCGGTGCGGCCCTGCTTCGTGCCGGGCTTCACCCCGGCTTCGGCATGCTGCATGCCACCCGCGACCATGGCGAGGCAGCAAGCTGGGACCTTATGGAGGAGTTCCGCCCGCCGCTGGCCGAGGCGGTGGTGGCCGCCGCGATCAACCAGAAGGTGGTGGGGGAGGCGATGTTCGCCCCGGCGCCGGGCGCCGCGACGCCGCGCATGCTGGCCGAGGGCTGGCGCGCATTGATCCGCGCCCACGAGCGCGCCTGCGGCCGCGAGACGCGCAATGGCGAGGGCCGCCGCCGCACCTGGCGCGCGCTGATCACCGATCAGGCCATCGCGCTGTCGCAGGCGCTCGAAGCGGGCGATCCGGCCGCCTATGTCCCCGTGTCGGTGGATTATTGA
- the cas2 gene encoding CRISPR-associated endonuclease Cas2: MKNPQDAIAWAIAYDVSDDRARGRMARALEKHGVRVQGSVFEARLTQEAAAGLLQRLSRHCGPGDSLRFYALPANALARCLHRGGAPMPEDGPFWIL, translated from the coding sequence GTGAAGAACCCGCAGGATGCCATCGCCTGGGCCATCGCCTACGACGTCAGCGACGACCGCGCCCGCGGCCGCATGGCCCGCGCGCTGGAAAAGCACGGCGTGCGGGTGCAGGGCTCGGTCTTCGAGGCCCGGCTCACGCAGGAAGCGGCCGCCGGCCTCCTGCAGCGCCTGTCGCGCCACTGCGGCCCCGGCGATTCGCTGCGCTTCTATGCCCTGCCCGCCAACGCCCTCGCCCGCTGCCTGCACCGGGGCGGCGCTCCGATGCCGGAAGACGGGCCGTTCTGGATCCTGTGA